One Nitrospira sp. genomic region harbors:
- a CDS encoding nuclear transport factor 2 family protein: MDKSLTESNRDLVVTILRAVFINRDTSIVSTHFAKSYKQHNPLIPNGPEAIPLLVSSLPEEFRYEMGMVLAQDNLVMVHGRYTGWGPKPMIAVDIFRVEDGKVAEHWDVMQEEVPATSTASGNPMFVAL; the protein is encoded by the coding sequence ATGGATAAATCGCTTACCGAGAGCAATCGGGACCTTGTCGTCACAATCCTGCGAGCTGTATTCATCAATCGCGATACCAGCATCGTCTCGACCCATTTTGCAAAATCCTACAAGCAACATAATCCACTCATCCCCAACGGCCCGGAAGCGATTCCTCTGCTGGTTTCGTCTCTGCCGGAAGAATTTCGTTACGAAATGGGGATGGTGCTTGCCCAAGACAATCTGGTGATGGTGCACGGACGCTATACCGGATGGGGGCCCAAGCCTATGATTGCCGTCGACATTTTTCGTGTAGAGGATGGCAAGGTTGCCGAACACTGGGACGTCATGCAAGAAGAAGTACCCGCCACTTCAACGGCCAGCGGCAATCCTATGTTCGTGGCCCTCTAG